From the Terriglobia bacterium genome, the window GCCAACTTTCCAATGCGTTCCTTGCAACGCCGGCCATGCGCTGAATTCCGCCCGGGAGTTAACCCGGATTTCTCACCAGGACGGATGCAAGATGCCGCAATGCCCGTACGGAGAGCGGTTGGAGAAAATTCTCCCGGTGGGATGTAAACCGACATTGCGCCGGGAGCGCCGGAACAGGCAATCGTGCTCGTGCTGCAGGGGGCGGGGCAAGCCCCGCCCCTACAGCGTGACTCTTGTGAGAAATGCAGGTTAACGGCTATGCGGGGGCTGCGCGGCATCGGCGCGCTTGCGCCAGTAGCGGGCCAGGCCCATCCAGGAGAGATCGAGTCCGCCGTTGAAAATGTAGTGCGCCGCTTCGGCCGCAGGCAGTGCGCGCAGGATTTCGCCTTCCATCTGCTCGACAAAGGCCCGCGCCGCGGCAGCTTCGTCGGCGTGCGTGCGCAGCAACTCGCCCGCGAGTGCGGTCCACTCGCGCAGGCGCTCGCGATAGCGGGAGAGGTGGTCCGCGGCATCGCGCACGAAGCCGAAGTGCGTGAGCAATAGGCGTGCGGGGCGGCGCGCGGCGATGGCGTTGAGCGAGGCGTACCACAGTTCCATGTTGATATCCGGCGGGGGAGTGGCGGGGAGGATCAGCGCCTGGCCCTGAATGCGGATGCCCCCGGTGTCGCCGATGAACGCGACTCCTTCCAGGGAGTCGAAATAGCTGACGTGGTGCGAGGCATGACCGGGAGTGTAGACAACGTCCAGTTTGCGCGCGCCGAAGGCCAGCGTCTCGCCGCCTTCGAGGATGCGCAGATTTTCCTGCGGCACGGGCAGAAACTCGCCGAACAGGCGCTGGATATTTTCGCCGTAGAGGCGCTTGGCGCTGGCCATGAGCTTCGCAGGGTCGGCCAGGTGCGGCGCGCCGAGCTTGTGCACGTAGACCGCCAGCCGGGGGTTCTCGCGGAGGAGCGCGCCGGTGGCCGCCGCATGGTCCAGGTGGATGTGCGTGAGCAACACGGCGTTGAGATCGGCCACGGCCAGGCCGCGGGAACGCAGTTGCGCGCGCAGCGTTTCCAGCGTGGCAGCGGGGCCGGGATCGACGAGCGCGCTATGCCCGTCGGATTCGAGCAGGCAGGCCGCGATGGAACGCGGGCG encodes:
- a CDS encoding MBL fold metallo-hydrolase, producing MAAITLLDLNWTGRPRSIAACLLESDGHSALVDPGPAATLETLRAQLRSRGLAVADLNAVLLTHIHLDHAAATGALLRENPRLAVYVHKLGAPHLADPAKLMASAKRLYGENIQRLFGEFLPVPQENLRILEGGETLAFGARKLDVVYTPGHASHHVSYFDSLEGVAFIGDTGGIRIQGQALILPATPPPDINMELWYASLNAIAARRPARLLLTHFGFVRDAADHLSRYRERLREWTALAGELLRTHADEAAAARAFVEQMEGEILRALPAAEAAHYIFNGGLDLSWMGLARYWRKRADAAQPPHSR